The genome window AAAGCACATTTAAGTTGTACAACTCAAGGCTTTCTGATTCTTGACTCCATTCTGCAATTCCTCATTCACCCATAACCAAAATAGGAGAAATACCTCATGTCTACATTCAAATACAACCGTCTAGACAAGAATAATGCTGCGGTTTTGTTGGTCGATCACCAAACAGGATTGTTCTCTCTCGTGCGCGATATTGGTGCCGCCGACTTCAAAAATAATGTGCTGGCGCTGGCAAGTGCAGCCAAGTTTTTCAACCTGCCTACAATTTTGACAACTAGCTTTGAGGATGGCCCCAATGGAGTCATCATGCCTGAACTGAAGGAGAAGTTTCCAGATGCTCCCTTTATTCCGCGTCCCGGACAAATCAACGCTTGGGACAACGAGGACTTTGTTAAAGCAGTAGAAGCAACAGGCAAAAAGCAATTGATTATTGCCGGAATTGTCACTGATGTATGTGTTACTTTTTGTGCGCTTTCGGCATTGGAGGCAGGTTATGAGGTTTTTGTTGTCACCGATGCTTCTGGAACCTTCGATGAAGCCTGTCGCTATGCAGCTTGGGATCGAATGTCTCGTGCTGGAGTTCAGTTGGTCAATTGGTTTAGCGTTGTGTGTGAATTGCACCGTGACTGGCGCAACGATATTGAAGGACTGGGTAGTCTGTTAGCAGGGTTTATTCCTGACTACAAAAACCTGATGACTAGCTATGCAGCAACGACTAAGGCTGGATCTCCCAGCAAGTAGTGAGAAAGCGCCTCGTTTATTTAGCTCCTGTGTAACTGAGTTAATATTGTCATCGCTAGGTTATCAATTTTACGTGGAACGTAGCGGTGGCAACTACTTCGTTTTAAGTCACGTAGAGGGTATTTTTAATACCTCTTGTCAATGATTGTAAGTCTTTTTATAGTCATTTCATTTCATGCCAAAACTTCGCGATCGCATTCGTTAATCTCCCTTCTGTTTCAAGACGTGCTGCCGAAAACTGCCCAGCAATTTGGTGTCTTTAGGGTGGTTGTTCTGAATAAAACTTTTCTCTCAGTTAATTCTCTAAATTCTATGTTGGAAGAACCGTTGGCGAGCAATACCAGTGAAGAAAACTATCTAGTCACCGCTGTGATCTCTCATGTCGTGAAACCGGGGCGCGAGGAAGGTTACGAAGCCTGGTTTCATGGCATCGCCGCAGATGCACGAAAATTCAAAGGACATCTGGGTGTGAGCACTATTCGACCCCAGCATCACGCCCATCCTGAGTACGTGGTCATTCTCAAGTTCGATTGCTACGACAATCTCAAGGCCTGGTTAGAATCTGATGTTCGGCGAGAGTGGATTGAGCGATTGCAGCCTTTGATTGAAAAGCCAGAAGATATTCAAACCCTGACCGGATTGGAAACCTGGTTTACGCTGCCCAATAAATCGATGAAGGCTCCACCCCCTCGCTACAAAATGGCGTTAGTTACATGGTTGGGAGTGTTTTTTACCATTTCTATTCTCAATCGTTTGCTGGTACCGCTACTATCAGGGCTTCCTGCCTTGCTCACATCTCTGATGATTACAGGTCTGACTGTGATCCTGCTCACCTATTTAGTCATGCCGCGCTTAACACAATTATTTCGCAAATGGCTATATCCCATTCCCTAAAGTAAACAAACAAAACCCGCTAGATGCGGGCTGAATTTTAAGAATTACAATTTAACTCCCTACTAGGACTTACGCAGAAACCGGGTTTTTTAGGACAATAGTGCATTTGAGACTTTAATCCTGGTGAAAAACCCGGTTTCTTTGGTATTTATGCGTAAGTCCTAACTACATCACAACTGCACTAATCAAAGTTTGCACATTTTGTACGAGAGCAGTAGTAAAATTATGAGTCACAGGCAAACTGTCAACTACTATGCCAGCGCACAATAGCATCAGATAGAGAATAGAGTATTTGAAGAGCGATCGCGCAACAATCTTATCCTCTGGAGTCTGCAACAGCAACCAAGCTTTTTGGGCAAAAATAGCACCGAGGAAAATAGCTGTTCCGGCATACACCGCGCCGGCTAAATTCAGGGGATAAACTAGCAGCAAAGTTGCAGGAATCATCAATAGCGTGTAAATCCAAATTTGGCGGGCTGTCTCTTCGTCGCCCTCAATTACCGGTAACATCGGGACGCCTACTTCCTTGTATTCGTCGCGAATCATCATTGCTAATGCCCAAAAATGCGGCGGTGTCCACAGGAAGATAATCCCAAACAGCAGCCACGCACCCCAACTCAAATCTCCCGTCACCGCAGCCCACCCAACTAGCGGCGGAATCGCCCCTGCTGCACCGCCAATGACGATGTTTTGCACGCTGTGGCGCTTCAGCCAGTGGGTGTAAATTAGGACGTAGAAAACGATGCCTGACATTGCTAGCAATGCGGCTAATAAGTTGGCAACAACTGTGAGCAATGTAAAGGATATTGTAGCTAGGGCGATCGCAAATATCAAAGCATCCCGCTTCTTGACACGCCCGGAAGGAATCGGCCGCCACCGGGTGCGCTCCATAATATAATCGATGTCGCTGTCGTAAACACAATTAATCGTATTCGCCGAGGCAGAAGCTAAAGCGCCTCCGGTAATAGTTGATACCAGCAATAGCGGCTCGACTTCTCCTTTGGCGGCCATCCACATTCCTGCTGATGTGGTGATTAGCAGCAGTAAAATAATTCTGGGTTTTGTTAGTTGATAGTAACTTTTCACGACTTGCGAAAAGTTTTCGTGGAGGCGGGGGCTATTGTTTGTAAGAACTTCTTGCATCGGTTATTAGTTGTTAGTTGTTAGTTGTCAGTTAGTTGTCATTGGTTCGTAGGGGCGGGTTTTACGAGAGATATCTGCCGTAGCTAAAAGGATTAATAAACCCGCCCCCACCGACGAGAGATAAATCAGCCCTCTCTTACTCAAGGAATAGATAAATCTGCGTTTTATATCCTGTCCGGTTGATTGGTGCTTGTATGGGCGGGGCGGGTTTATGAAACTGTTGGCTTTTATCGAGAATCATGGTGAACCCGCCCCTACAAGACCTTGGATTATAATAATAACGATGCTACCGGACATAATATTACTCTCAAGCTGATAAAACTCGATCGCGCCAAGCTAAAACACTAAAAGCTACCAGGGTTCCCAGCAAAGCAGCACCGACTGCTTGGTGGGCGACTGTCAGCGGTTCTACCTGAAGGTGCAGCCGGAATGTTGCTAATCCCAGAACTAATTGAGCAATGAGGCAAACACTCGCCCAATTAGCCAGTTTTCGCAAGTTTGGACTCAGTGCAGGCTGCCGCCAAGCCATGACTGCTACGGCTAAAGTCGCTGCTGTAGCTGGTACGATACCCGCGATGTGGCTGTTCATTACCGAGCACAATTCTGAGGAGCTCAAACATTGGTGCAGTGCCCATCTAGAGCCTACTAATGCTCCTAGCAAACTTTGCAGGTAAACTAACAGTGCTGCGATCGAACTTACCCAAGCCAATTTGCCGACATTTCCTGTAGCTTGGTAGGGAGTCAGCATGAAACCGATGACTAGCAGGGCGCCAAAAAATAGTAAAGCTGTTCCCAAGTGAGCGGTAACGATGTCAAATCTCAGCAGTTGTGTTACTGTCAAGCCGCCCAATACGCCTTGAAAAACGATTAAAAATAGTGCTCCGGCGCTCGCAATCGGCAGCCATTTTGGCAGGCGGCTGCGGTAAAACAAAGATAGTCCTAAAAGTGCGATCGCGCTTAAGCCAATTGCTGCTGCGTCCAACCGGTGAAACCATTCCAGAAATACCTGCAAATTCATTTGCGCTGCGGGTATTAATTGACCGTAGCACAGCGGCCAGTCGGGGCAAGCGAGCCCCGCATTCATGACTCGCGTGGCGCTGCCTACAGCCATTAACAGC of Oscillatoria nigro-viridis PCC 7112 contains these proteins:
- a CDS encoding heme o synthase yields the protein MQEVLTNNSPRLHENFSQVVKSYYQLTKPRIILLLLITTSAGMWMAAKGEVEPLLLVSTITGGALASASANTINCVYDSDIDYIMERTRWRPIPSGRVKKRDALIFAIALATISFTLLTVVANLLAALLAMSGIVFYVLIYTHWLKRHSVQNIVIGGAAGAIPPLVGWAAVTGDLSWGAWLLFGIIFLWTPPHFWALAMMIRDEYKEVGVPMLPVIEGDEETARQIWIYTLLMIPATLLLVYPLNLAGAVYAGTAIFLGAIFAQKAWLLLQTPEDKIVARSLFKYSILYLMLLCAGIVVDSLPVTHNFTTALVQNVQTLISAVVM
- the ycaC gene encoding isochorismate family cysteine hydrolase YcaC, translated to MSTFKYNRLDKNNAAVLLVDHQTGLFSLVRDIGAADFKNNVLALASAAKFFNLPTILTTSFEDGPNGVIMPELKEKFPDAPFIPRPGQINAWDNEDFVKAVEATGKKQLIIAGIVTDVCVTFCALSALEAGYEVFVVTDASGTFDEACRYAAWDRMSRAGVQLVNWFSVVCELHRDWRNDIEGLGSLLAGFIPDYKNLMTSYAATTKAGSPSK
- a CDS encoding COX15/CtaA family protein produces the protein MANSVLNQPNAAAGVQWQPKDIIRGLVWKIAIATWLLMAVGSATRVMNAGLACPDWPLCYGQLIPAAQMNLQVFLEWFHRLDAAAIGLSAIALLGLSLFYRSRLPKWLPIASAGALFLIVFQGVLGGLTVTQLLRFDIVTAHLGTALLFFGALLVIGFMLTPYQATGNVGKLAWVSSIAALLVYLQSLLGALVGSRWALHQCLSSSELCSVMNSHIAGIVPATAATLAVAVMAWRQPALSPNLRKLANWASVCLIAQLVLGLATFRLHLQVEPLTVAHQAVGAALLGTLVAFSVLAWRDRVLSA
- a CDS encoding antibiotic biosynthesis monooxygenase — protein: MLEEPLASNTSEENYLVTAVISHVVKPGREEGYEAWFHGIAADARKFKGHLGVSTIRPQHHAHPEYVVILKFDCYDNLKAWLESDVRREWIERLQPLIEKPEDIQTLTGLETWFTLPNKSMKAPPPRYKMALVTWLGVFFTISILNRLLVPLLSGLPALLTSLMITGLTVILLTYLVMPRLTQLFRKWLYPIP